A single genomic interval of Lathyrus oleraceus cultivar Zhongwan6 chromosome 7, CAAS_Psat_ZW6_1.0, whole genome shotgun sequence harbors:
- the LOC127107001 gene encoding protein MAIN-LIKE 2-like, whose protein sequence is MPYPDPWCVPYIERAGFGHVMHVVNATIDAKFILALCERWRPETHTFHLPTGECTVTLEDVYMLLGLRIDGKPVTGNVQQPNQICVQMLGVDLVEGEGSAKARGQGIKLSSLQLYHDSITLTEESSEQEKVIKTRVYIMLLFGNLLFPEGTGNSINFMYLSLLGDIDRISTYSWGSAVLAFLYSSLCKNAQNEHCTFSGCAFLLQTWGWWRLPRLAPENPNDYSFPYATRFITTGLDYSLTPKNKIIFYRQLLDRLRAQDVLPLNHSTSN, encoded by the exons atgccttatccagacccatggtgcgtaccttacatagagcgtgcgggtttcggtcatgtaatgcatgtcgtaaatgccaccattgatgccaaattcattttggctctgtgtgaacgttggagacctgagacacacacctttcacctaccaactggtgaatgtaccgtcacattagaggacgtgtacatgcttttaggtcttagaatagatggtaagcctgtcaccggaaatgttcaacagcctaaccaaatatgtgttcaaatgttgggggtagatctggtcgagggtgaggggtctgccaaagcaaggggtcagggtattaaattatctagcctacaattgtaccacgactccataactttgactgaggaatcctccgaacaagaaaaagtcataaaaacccgggtttacattatgctattgtttgggaacttgctatttcccgaagggacgggaaatagcataaattttatgtacttgagtttgctcggggacattgatagaataagcacatatagttggggttctgcagtgttagcattcctatatagctctttgtgtaaaaatgcacaaaatgagcactgtacattttccggatgtgcttttttgcttcaaacatgggggtggtggagattgccgaggctagccccagaaaatcctaatgactactccttcccctacgcaactag gttcattacaaccggtctggattacagtcttacccccaaaaataaaattatattttatcgtcaactgttggatcgtctccgagcacaggatgtattaccactaaatcactcaaCTTCTAACTGA